The genomic stretch ttttagacaaggaagaggataTGTGGATCAAGTgatcattttaaaacaattatttgaaaCATTTGAAAGCAAAGCAGAAGAATTGCATAGAAGGTAAGTTGTTGAGAGatgttaaaagtttttataacaGGTGAAGAGTGTGTTGTAATAAGTAGATAAGAAACTTTTCAGTATTGTTAAGGATGGAGTGATGCAagagtcagagaaaggacagaagATATTGGTGCAAAGTtgtggaataggaaaatgaatcACAGATATCTTGTAGAATGGTTGGTGTTTGCAGGTGATACAGTGTTGAATGGGAATAGAGGAGAAAAACCTCACTCTTTGTGCTACAGCACGAATTAAATCAGGGCAATGTATTCTAATTAAAAGATTAGGAACTGATGAGTTTgaacaattttaattattttgatattacagTAATGGCTTTGGTGCTCTTTTGCATTTTGTAAAATACTGTGACATCCACAAAGGGGGTGAACTACCTAGGCTCATTAGTTTATGTATTCTATGAATTTTGGACCTATTTCTTGTACTGATATAACTCATTGGCAGAGGTAATAGCAATGTAGCTGcaaattatacttttattaattGTTGTTTGGAACTGTCTTCTTCACTCCCTTCTCTTCTTACTTGGCTTGTGCCGACTTCATCTTGTTTGTTTGGATAGTTCACCACTCTGATAAGCTCCCAGGTGgtaattatgtaaatgtatatgccATTACACCAACTTAGCATATAGAATCCgatttgaaattatgaaaattttaaaaataacatatgcAATCCCATTtaacatgatagaaatttcatttgAAGCAGCTCTGCAGCACTTAACTTTCATTAACCGCTAATCATTATTTGTTACCTTTCAGATGGGAGGAGCAAGTGGAGGTAGCTACAGCAGTGTCCCCCGTCTACACCATTGCAATGTGCACTCCTTTTTGTGTTCTAACCCTCCCCTCCATCATCAATACCAGGTAACTCAGTTTTTAGAGCAGTGGTGCTGAACACTAACTTGTATGCCTTAGTGGAGCAATGctcagtttatttttttgcattttgctttgAAATGGTAAACTATTATGTTGAGAGTTGAAATATGGCCTTAGTTTTGTAGcctttaagtttttatatttggATGCATTCTGTCTTGTTCATCTGTAAACTTTCTGTCACTTGGCCTGtgttattttgttgatttgaagctatttttcagaaaagaaagaatgattATTACTGCTTGCTTGTACATTATCGCAAGAATGCTCTGAAAATGAGCATCAACAGTTTTCACTGAATCTTTTTTGAAATCTCCAGGACATTAatcaattttcaaaacaaataagtGGGCAGTGAAAAGGCAGGGACCTCACATTGGAATGTAGtggtaattatttttacatattgaaAATCATCACTCGTTATGAGTATTTAATGAAGCTTCTGTCTCTCCATAGAAGTGAAGATCCTAACAGTAAGATATCTTTTTATgctgtaaaacaataaaattgtatttttcccaacatttataatatttttttcagatgaatGGAGGTTGCCTTGGTCCCCAACATCATTATGGCCCAATGGTCGCACCAAGTCACCATACAGCTACGCCACTTCTGACTCCCGCAGGCCCACCTCATTTGATGACCACCACCCCACAGCCACCTCATACCCACACCTCTATCTATGGGCAGGCACCAATGGGAGTGGCTCCCCCACAAGCCGTCCCAACTCACCTCACTGCCGTTCCTGGGCAACTTTCGGCAGCGCCTCAAAGTTTAGGAGTGGGTGTTCCTCCTCAGCTACCCCCACAGCACCATCATCATGCACATCAACAGCCCACTCCGCCTCTTGTTGCATCTTTTCCTGCCCACACACATCTACATCAACTTCATCATTTACATGTAAGGAATAcccatttgtatttttgttatacatGTACCATCCGGAATGAGATTTTGGTGGCTGGTTTTATGCTACTTTTAATGTgtattgaatttttatcattttactatcAGGCTAGCAGTGGAAGTGGCGGTGGTGCTCGAGGGGCCAGTGTTGACATGCTTGGCCGGGGTCTGTACCGTGGTCCTGGTCAAGGCCATGGCCTTGGTAGAGTAAGAGGACCCCGTGGAAGCAATGGAAGTAGTTTGGGTGGTAGTAGACGCAGTAGTTCCAGCTGGCGAGGGAATTCTCTGCCCCCTGctgcccctccccctcctcccccaccacctcttcctAGTGCTGCAGCAGCAGCCGCAACTTATCCTGGcattcttttacatttcttgtaagtTTGTTATGTGAGTTTTTATATCTTACTGGGTTTTTATGAATTAATGGTAGCATTATACAGCATGTTGGAAATACTGTTTAAaccgttattttcttttttattttttgttagggcTATGTTGTCTCATCCATCATTACACCAATACAGTGTGGTTGACCCAGTACCTGCAGAAGCTCCAGACACAGAAAATTATGAAGCTTTATTACATCTGGCAGAGAGGCTTGGTGAAGCCAAGCCTAGAGGCCTTTTGAAGACCATGATTGACCAGCTCCCGTCCTATAGGTAAGTGGTTATTGTGCCAGTATGGAAGACAGACCATTTACTGTACATTTAATTCAAATTTTGCTACATTGTCTGGTATAGTGCAGTGTTAGCCAAAAGATGAGTCATGATCATTCTTGAGTCACCCTCTCACATGAGGATCCCACACCAAAGGGAGTTCTCTTGCATATGACAGTAAAGTCAGTACTGTCTCAACATTTGTGTGTTGCAGGCATGCTTGTTAAGTATGTTTTTCTCACACTTTTCTCCTATGACACATATTGGATAAGATTGGTTTAGAGTTTTGCACATATTGTTGTGCCGTTTACTTATTATCTATACCTtggtttcttccatcttatttataCAACTTCTTTAATGTTGTTTTTCACCTCCCATAATAAAACCAGTCTTTCAGTGCTGCCCCATGAGCATAGAAATGTGACTCATTGGTCTGCTTAAACATATTTATAATGAGGATATTCTATGTATCATGGCAAGTAGGAGCACAGCAGAATGATTATCATACTTATATCAGTTTGTTCTTGTAGATTTTGGGGATATTCACTTGTGTGGAGACTAAAGCCTTAATTGGTCCTTGAGTTGATAACTTTTTCAATTTCCCTTCTTTGTACTGGATGTACTGTAGATAAAGTGGTTGTAAACCAGGTCTTTCAGgactaaaatacaataataatgtcTCATTGTAGATTCTTTTTATGACTTTGGGCCTTTGATGGTTAAGGTAAGGGCCAGTCATTGTTACTTCCTTTGTTATAGTGTAGGACAGTGGTTACTATGACAGAACCTTGCTTCAGAAATTTTATATGGGCTTCAGTGACATTCTGCAACATCATTTGTGATTATGCCACCTTTGTGGGTCTGTTTTAATGTACCTCATAAAGTAATCTGATGATCTTGGTCAGGAGAACTGATTTTGCTGACAACACAGAAACACCATGAACACTGCAAGGAATATTTAGGCATGCTAAATGACTGCCTAAATAAGGATAACCATGAAGAACTAGagaaaacaaaaggataactTATCAAGATGGTGTGATATGCTGTTCACATTTTAATATAGATAGTATTAGCCCAGACACAAATAATCAGACAACATGGAGCCCTAATGTTACAACACTGGTTGGGAGAGGTGAGCAATTTCAGTATACCCTATAGCCTTAAGTTTCTTTATGAGGTCTTTGCTTAACAAGACATAGGACACTCctattaatatttgttatttttttttattctccttaccATGTGTAGCATCCAGTCTCACCTCTCCTGTTGGAGGATCCCAAGGAGCTACCATTCCATTGTTCATGTATGCTTTGTTGTGTAGAATTGCTGGACTTCAGTTAACTTATACCAAGGATAAGTAAATTTATCCATGTAAACATTCAAGCTTATAGATCAGCTTTATTGAAGAACAGGATGGTTTAGGGACTCAGTATAACATAGTTgttcttttaatgttttctaaGAACACTATTACTGTACCAGCAATTAAACCTATGAAATTAGGTCTCTTGATGATCATAAGGTATTTCTGGGAACCagaaaaatctttggaaaaaGATTGATTGGATCCTTTAAAGATGAGTTGCCAGGTCCCTGGAAGGAGAGCTGTTTTGCATCATGGAGGAGGATGGGCTGAGATGCATCAAGGAATCACTGGACTGTTTATTGAGAATACTGCAAAGTATCTCTGGTTGCTAAAGTGAAGAAGATTACCTCCTCCTCGGCTCAGGTGATTACCTCCTCCTCGGCTCAGGTGAGGGAACATTGTGGCTTAGTAAAGTATGAAATGGAACCATAGCAATCAATCTCTCCCATTATTGGTGCATATTTTCTTGCCTTAAGTAATGATGATTTGCTTTCACTGGCTGTTGGAAATCAAAGACCAACTTGAAGGTCTGGCTGAGTGGCTGTGAGCAGCACTGATAGCCAGCATCAAGTCACTCTAAGGTGGccctggtttgagagagagacacatcaTTAGACAGGAAGTTCTTTCATAATTGTAAGGATGAGGAATTCAAACATTTCAGAGAGCAGGAGCATGAGCAATTCAGTTCCTTCTCTTCAGCTGGAACCAAGACCAAACAATTCGAGGTCAAGGACAGCATACCAGAGGAAATGGCTTTCCTCTTTGGAGTAGGTTAGGTCAGGTGAGCACACCTGTTAGCAACAAACTGGGCATAAACTGGATTTCCAGTAATGTTAATCATACAGGCATTACAGTGGAAGGTTTGCCTGGTATAAAAGGATATCTGCATTGATGCTTTTTTACTAAGTAACaagattccctttttttttgtgatcactaagtgataattatgaaatacagtaatacttGATACAACCACCACAAGgacaaaaattatcataaatgctGTACATAGTACACAATTAAATAGCTCCCAGAGTGCAAGGTACTGTGAAATGCAAAGAGCTAAGAAGATAAAACAGCATCACAGACTGAACAAGACAGTGATGGAAAGTTTAACTCAAAAAGCAAGGAGAATACATTAAGAATGCACAATGTGAATTCTGGTTAATTAAAGAATAACAGTCATTCTTCACTGATACTAGCTTAAATGCAGGGTGCTCTAGGTGACAATGCCTGGATTTAGCAAGAACCTAAATGGGTGCTAACCAGCAATGTGAGCTATCTCCAATATTAACTCAGTTAacccatgacaaaaaaaaaaaaaaaaacactgtcatgAAAAGAGCTAAAAGTACTGTTCAGTATTAACACTAAAACACTGAAAGCTTTAGAACCCTTCATAGCAAAAATGAAGTTGGTACAGCACTTGTGCATCCTGTGCCAATGACTGGAAGGCAGTTGTCACTTCCCACAGAACATTCATCATGTCATAAGGAAAAATGTAATACTGTAGAGAGCAAGCATAAgatgatgaaaagtgaaaaattaatagccagatgaatattttcaaattcttctaCAGAGAATGAGTGGAGTGTACAGAGAATGAGTGGAGCTATGGTTGAGACTTAGTTTATCTACTTGCTATATGTTGACAGTGTTCATTTGATTTTGTAGAAGTTTGTTTTTGTCTGAGTGTATATACTGTGGACAGAGTAAATGGGCACTATGAGTCATATTATTACTAACCATAGCAGATCAATAACACTTCAGGATATTTGATGTAAGTATTTAGAAGACATCATCCTGGAGGCTACAGATGGTGGAGGATACATAAAATCTGCAAGATTAATGGTTAAGATTCCCTCCAGCACAATTTTCTCCCAGTCGACATGAATGTTACGTAGTTCTGGCATCACCTGGTGCCCTATTTGGTAAAGAGGCTCTCTCCAAAGAGAAATACTGAGTTGAGAGAATAACTCAGAACTTTTTTGATGGCTCTTGATGACTCAGTTTTTGGCAAACACCTCCATACTGGGAAGCgagtaaaattgaaattaaatgctacgatttttatcaataaaaaaatctagTTTAAAGAGAAGTTCcaatgatttttcaaaaatattttttcattgcataCCCATTACTTATAATATAGCTCAAAGTTTTGGTGTGCAACATCTTGGGTGCACCCAGTTCTTGTttaatacacaaaagaaaaacagcagcCAGTCAGAAGTTCTGTGGACAATCAACTGAGAAATGCAATACAGTCACTCATACTCACAGTTAAAAGAGCTCCTAATCATTGCACAGTACAGTATAGGTAAAATTGACTGTATACAGCCATTTAGAGACATGTCAACAGAAACTAAATCAACTAGTtataagttttgcatttttgaaaCAATCATTATTGTGGACTATTCTCTGGAAGTCTGTATTTAGTGGTTTATTGTTTTTAGATGAATAGAGTAAGGATTCATTGTAAATGAACTGAATTAAAAGTTCCTCATCGTGGGAGTTTCATTTTGCTGTTGAGATTATGCTCATgatatgttacagtaaatattttaagatGGAACCAGAAATTTGTAGTGGCTACTAAGTAGGATTTTAATAAATACATTCACTATCCTAATATCTTGTTAATCCAGTGCAATAAGGCCTTCATGAACATTGTCGTTATCCAGATATCCTCTTTTTCCAAAACGTTCCTTGTTATTTTCTAACACACATGCTATTATTTATGTGGAACAACCATATCTCAGCCCCAGAGGATAGCTCAGTTGCTCATACAAGTGTAAGGCCTCAACTATCCAAGCTCTCAGCTTTAGTATTTTTTGGTGCCAATATGAAGTTTCTTCATTCAGATAGTCTTCCTGTGTCTGGAAGCATTGTTAAGTTTTTGTAATAATAGGGtttattatattacagtatttacttcATGTATAATTATTGATCTTTCTTGAAATGTAAGGATAAATAATCTTGTAATTAGGTGAATCAGCAAAAGAAACATTTGAAAGTCATAAGTTGTTGCTTTTATTGCATGGTTTGAACATTCTTGACTCTACACTATATTAGGAAGCATTCAGGGAAGTTTTGCGATCTTTGGCAAGGCAAGTGTCTCATTTAAGCAGCTTTTGTGGttgttataatttgatttttgtgtTATACTGTAAACTAATTTTCATGGAATTACTTTGAATTTCTCAAGTTGTTCCTAACATTGTGGATAAAAGCATGTACATTAGATGCAAACAAACCTGTTTTAACTCATATTTTGAAGGTACTCATAGAAACCCACTCAGAAGTATGGACAGCCTCTATTGCCAAGTGATGAAGAACTTTTGCAGCTTTCTTTTGTCATAGCAGACGAATATCCAAAGGGTAGAAAATTACTGTATACTTGAATATTATACATTTGGCCATATGTCaattatcagttttaattttcaggtATACTGGGGAGAAATCTGATACAAAACAGACAACTTGTGTTATTTGCATGTGTGATTTTGAGCTTCGTCAGATGCTACGTGTCTTACCATGTTTGCACGAGTTTCATACCAAATGCGTTGATAAGTGGTTAAAGGTAAGTTGCTCTGCTGCAGCTTTATTTTGGTGATGCACTATTAGGGGTCTTGGTTGTCTTGGGGTCTGTATTTGGCTAGTGATTTGGGTTGGTGAAATTATCCTCATTATAGAGTAACAGCGTTCCAGATCCTTTTTGTCTCCCATGTAGCGCTTGTGTCATCTGAACACCAAGAtccctgttttatttttatgggcaCCACAAAAATCAGTtgcatgatttttaaagcttACATTGGGTACAATTACTGAAAATGGGATTTGCTATTAATGTCTTACAGAgtagatatttaatttttgactgttttattattctttctctcacCTTATGACCACTCTATATGTCTTCCTACTACCATATTATGTCCAGTCAGCAGGCTTTGATAGATCATGTGTAGAGCAGTGtacaatattttcatgtattttaacatatttctttattactgtaaGGTGATTATTCTCAAGATAATTGTGTGTGCTCGCTTAGACATCAGATAATAGATATTTATGATTCTGGGACAATCAGGTAGCAAAGCATGGGTTTTTTTCACAGTGCAATTTTCCCAGTGTATTGACCACGTTGTATCGTATACTAGCCCTCACCCACTAACAGTATTgcttctcttatttcttattaGAGGCGAAAGTGTGCATGAAGGCTGCTGTGACATACCAGTACCGTTGCCATTTTGTCCTCTAAGTCGAGTGGGCTCCTTCATGTCAGTGGCAGATATCATATTGTGCCCTCTCCTCCCTCAAGCTTATCACCTGAATACTAGACTTCTGAAGctcctctctctttcattctctgtttattcctgtctctctctctctctttctcgctctctgtgtttctctctctctctctctctccctctctctctctttctctgtctttctctctatcaTGTACTTTGATTCTAAGGCcagatctttttaaaaatatcttcataCAACCTTAGCTATGTATCCATAATAGCCTCATCCCTTTAGCTCAGCTGGTTAAATTTAGTGGATGAGTCATCATTTACCTTATATGAATGAGtcctgattattttattttattccattaaacATTTTGTATGATTATGGCTATAGATGGAGGTAGAGCATATCAACTGAGGCATGCTAGTCTTCCTGCTATTAAGATCACTGTTGCTCGTTATTATCACGTTATGTTTAAAttatagtttcttttaaaaacctCTTCTTATTTGAATTGATATGTTTATAAAGCAAAGAAATGGCCCATTGGTATCATGATTTTGATGTGCCTCAGCTGACATGATCCTCTCAGCAGAGTCATTATCCATAATTCTCCTTAAGGtccttttctttgtaattattgtGGACGAGCTTGGCTGATGGCGTCACAGATTTCAACTCTTGATGGGATTTAGCGGGCACTTGTGAACAGGTTGTGTTTATCGCCTCATATGTGACTGTGGCCTGGGCCTCGTCTCCTAGGAGCGAGACGTAGTTAACACTGgctatatataaatctttatgtaGTGTATATACATCTGATAGGTTCATAGTATTATATGGTGTGATGGGCATTAATCTGTTGTTCTTTTATCTTTCAGTAGGGTTCAAATTTGTTTAAACCTTAAAGTGTATGAACCCTactgaaatacaaatgaaattgttAATAATCCATCACAGCATGTACTATGACAATGAAGAATTCAGGAAGATCAGCTAGCCCAaggtttttgtgttatttatcttTGCACTTTGAGCCTTTGCTTGTGATACCTACCATATAGTAATCTCCAGTTTGCAAATTAATTGTCATTGAATTTCCTTCTCTAAACCCTACATAATATAATCTTAGTGGCAGCCTCTTCTTAGAATTCgcattttttttgtgaattgcAGTCCGGATgccctatttttcatttatttatttattttcattgtatagaCCAAAAACTGTCACTACAGCACACTCAACAGTTACTTTGAGGCTTGCTAGAACTTCTTCCTGCAGATGctcaagttttctcttttttcaaccTCTGGTATCTGCTAGTTCAGTGTTCAAAGGTTTGCTTGTTTATCAATGTAATGAATATGTCTATCTCTTTTTTACAGTTTATGAAAATCACTAGAGAAAACATGATGGTAAAAATTATGCTTAAGACTTTTATTTCACATCACAGTGTAGGATATAGAATAATAGTAgtgaaatgtaattttatcaGGAAAATAACGAAGTACGTGGGTATTAATGCCTATTCACAAGTCCTAGGAACCTAATCCCTGTGAATACCAGTGGTTGATGCTACAGTTCTCAAAGGATATGATATTACATTGTTTGTATATTGGTGTTTTTggaaaatacagatattttttgtttttgtttgaacagCTATCACAAAAGCTGCTGCTTCATTGTCTCAACCAGAATCATTTTTGACAAGATTTGCAAGCCTTAACGTAACCGTTGAGCTTAGAGTCGTCCGTAGCCAGTTTCTTGCCTTCTTTACAcccctttctctcctcctgtttGTATTTTTGGATTTTAACACATCCAGAGCTTTTTGTGATGAACAGGTAACATGCCAATATGtgtagttctttttctttctctatctatctctctctttctctctttccctctcctaaACTTAGAGCACAGGAAATTCAACTGTAAGATCACAAAGAGCTCTGAGCTTTTCCCTAAGCCTGGTGCAAAAGCCTTGTATATTAGAAGATTCCTCAGACAAACTTAGTTGACAATGCTCAGGCATAGCAAACCTCACTTCTACCAAACTGCATTATCACCCTGATTTTAATACTTGTGCTCTTTTTACCAGAATGGAGTTAGGAAATGctgtattctgtatttttgcTGGGCattgtatcaatatatatagccTTTAGAGTATGGACTATGCTGGATAAGAGTTGAGAAAGGGACATGAAATGACACACAAGTCAGTGTAGCAAAGTAGGACTGGggatgatttacttttttttaagtgacTGAACTTTCTATTTATTAAATAGTTTAGAGTTTCACTTTACACTGTAATTCCTCTGTACAGGAAGTGATTTTAAAGGGTTTTgtttgagggaaaaaaaagagtaaatttgtACTTTGGTATTTCTATATTATGTGCTTTAGAGCTCCTATCCAGTAGTGTTCATGGCAATATTGTGTAATACGTGGCTTCTGCACTAGGCTCGCAGCTTGTTGGTACTGCACAGTTCAGCAAACATACTGTGAAATATTGTGAAGTTGAAACCCTACTTATTTGCTGGTTTATATGCAGACAACGGGAATACTGCTGAAATGGCCACTCTTCATGCAGTGAAGATCTTGCTATTGAGACttcttcattgttatttatttattgtctttgggGATGTTGATTTCTCGAGGCTAATGCTTTGGTCATTGTTTTGTAGGCAAGATATCACTGGCATGGTTTCATCAGTATCATCACCATAGGTTGTCAAGAAACAgcagttattcttcttcttcttgcatatAATAACACTGCAACTAAGGGTCTCACACTCCATTAGTATCTCATGGATATGACATCTGACTGGCTGTTGCCATGCTGTTGGTAACCTAGACTGTGGTCAGTACCATGCAGTTGACTCCCCTCACTGTGGTTGGTGCCGCGCAGTTGGTACCCGTGACTGTGTTCGGTGCCGAGCGGTTGGTACCCTTGACTGTGCCCCGAGCTAACAAGTGCAGTGTCTTGCATGAGCAGGAGGGTGGCGTGCCTTGTGCCGTATACCACTGCTGGCTGCTTGCATGCTTGCAGTATCATGATGATGGCCTTTTTGGTGCCTGCAGGTATGTCCCTCTTGGTCACACTGCACACTGGTTTGGTTGTCAAGTGTTTCCAgactttgcattaaaaaaatactacttTATTGTTATTGTGTTGTAGTCTTACcagtttttattactatttcCTTGCAAGTTTTTGTTACTGTGTCTATTACGCTGTTGAATTGTCAGTccaatttattttccataattatttgtTCAGGTTTTATATACCGTagataaaaatacttttgtttgttCTTCCCTTTTACTGTGCTGTCaacattttatctgtttcatgGTGAACTTGAAACTTGTGCATTTAGTGTTATAAAATATCCACATGTGCAAAGCTCTGGAAATATATGACTTCCAGCCAAAATGAGGCAAGACTGTCACCAACTGGCTGTAAAATACTCCTCAAGCATAAATTTTAAGCCTTGCCACCACAGCACGCCAGATTCCTTTAAGAGGAGCATTTTCTCCAACATTGTCTACAGTGTTTGGCCTTTAATGGAAATTTTGGTTTATACTGtgtaggaaagatttttttttttaagtttctcagacttgattttgaaattatctgTCAAGTAACAGTTGAGTGAGGAATTCTATTCAGCACATTGCCATAAGCAGTACAATAATTAGTTACTGTTAGCCGTCTAGGCTgccaaaattaatggaaaattgcACCTCCGCTTCAGGTaaacaaagaaacattttaaaagaaagagtGCTGTACTGTTACATGTGGGATTGT from Macrobrachium rosenbergii isolate ZJJX-2024 chromosome 54, ASM4041242v1, whole genome shotgun sequence encodes the following:
- the LOC136835021 gene encoding RING finger protein 44-like isoform X9, with the protein product MSSMNSGGGHHQYQQQQQQQQQQQLQQQQQQQQQQQQQQQHHHQQQQQQQQQQQQQQQHQHQQHQAVHIHTSTRGPSSMMCATPTQPHHHTHHLSGTPHMQPPTHQMGGASGGSYSSVPRLHHCNVHSFLCSNPPLHHQYQMNGGCLGPQHHYGPMVAPSHHTATPLLTPAGPPHLMTTTPQPPHTHTSIYGQAPMGVAPPQAVPTHLTAVPGQLSAAPQSLGVGVPPQLPPQHHHHAHQQPTPPLVASFPAHTHLHQLHHLHASSGSGGGARGASVDMLGRGLYRGPGQGHGLGRVRGPRGSNGSSLGGSRRSSSSWRGNSLPPAAPPPPPPPPLPSAAAAAATYPGILLHFLAMLSHPSLHQYSVVDPVPAEAPDTENYEALLHLAERLGEAKPRGLLKTMIDQLPSYRYTGEKSDTKQTTCVICMCDFELRQMLRVLPCLHEFHTKCVDKWLKARYHWHGFISIITIGCQETAVILLLLAYNNTATKGLTLH
- the LOC136835021 gene encoding RING finger protein 44-like isoform X7 produces the protein MLVYIPVPVSLAMSSMNSGGGHHQYQQQQQQQQQQQLQQQQQQQQQQQQQQQHHHQQQQQQQQQQQQQQQHQHQQHQAVHIHTSTRGPSSMMCATPTQPHHHTHHLSGTPHMQPPTHQMGGASGGSYSSVPRLHHCNVHSFLCSNPPLHHQYQMNGGCLGPQHHYGPMVAPSHHTATPLLTPAGPPHLMTTTPQPPHTHTSIYGQAPMGVAPPQAVPTHLTAVPGQLSAAPQSLGVGVPPQLPPQHHHHAHQQPTPPLVASFPAHTHLHQLHHLHASSGSGGGARGASVDMLGRGLYRGPGQGHGLGRVRGPRGSNGSSLGGSRRSSSSWRGNSLPPAAPPPPPPPPLPSAAAAAATYPGILLHFLAMLSHPSLHQYSVVDPVPAEAPDTENYEALLHLAERLGEAKPRGLLKTMIDQLPSYRYTGEKSDTKQTTCVICMCDFELRQMLRVLPCLHEFHTKCVDKWLKNEEKLLLLLYWRRLTSASRLSHLDCLPSVLTDDRH
- the LOC136835021 gene encoding RING finger protein 44-like isoform X16 gives rise to the protein MLTSPSFLLDEGRTGATAMDVGSPVTSSQVPVSLAMSSMNSGGGHHQYQQQQQQQQQQQLQQQQQQQQQQQQQQQHHHQQQQQQQQQQQQQQQHQHQQHQAVHIHTSTRGPSSMMCATPTQPHHHTHHLSGTPHMQPPTHQMGGASGGSYSSVPRLHHCNVHSFLCSNPPLHHQYQMNGGCLGPQHHYGPMVAPSHHTATPLLTPAGPPHLMTTTPQPPHTHTSIYGQAPMGVAPPQAVPTHLTAVPGQLSAAPQSLGVGVPPQLPPQHHHHAHQQPTPPLVASFPAHTHLHQLHHLHASSGSGGGARGASVDMLGRGLYRGPGQGHGLGRVRGPRGSNGSSLGGSRRSSSSWRGNSLPPAAPPPPPPPPLPSAAAAAATYPGILLHFLAMLSHPSLHQYSVVDPVPAEAPDTENYEALLHLAERLGEAKPRGLLKTMIDQLPSYRYTGEKSDTKQTTCVICMCDFELRQMLRVLPCLHEFHTKCVDKWLKEGGVPCAVYHCWLLACLQYHDDGLFGACSQTGLALYVVEMPANILKKTPLRNEAG
- the LOC136835021 gene encoding RING finger protein 44-like isoform X2, giving the protein MLTSPSFLLDEGRTGATAMDVGSPVTSSQVPVSLAMSSMNSGGGHHQYQQQQQQQQQQQLQQQQQQQQQQQQQQQHHHQQQQQQQQQQQQQQQHQHQQHQAVHIHTSTRGPSSMMCATPTQPHHHTHHLSGTPHMQPPTHQMGGASGGSYSSVPRLHHCNVHSFLCSNPPLHHQYQMNGGCLGPQHHYGPMVAPSHHTATPLLTPAGPPHLMTTTPQPPHTHTSIYGQAPMGVAPPQAVPTHLTAVPGQLSAAPQSLGVGVPPQLPPQHHHHAHQQPTPPLVASFPAHTHLHQLHHLHASSGSGGGARGASVDMLGRGLYRGPGQGHGLGRVRGPRGSNGSSLGGSRRSSSSWRGNSLPPAAPPPPPPPPLPSAAAAAATYPGILLHFLAMLSHPSLHQYSVVDPVPAEAPDTENYEALLHLAERLGEAKPRGLLKTMIDQLPSYRYTGEKSDTKQTTCVICMCDFELRQMLRVLPCLHEFHTKCVDKWLKNEEKLLLLLYWRRLTSASRLSHLDCLPSVLTDDRH
- the LOC136835021 gene encoding RING finger protein 44-like isoform X1 gives rise to the protein MLTSPSFLLDEGRTGATAMDVGSPVTSSQVPVSLAMSSMNSGGGHHQYQQQQQQQQQQQLQQQQQQQQQQQQQQQHHHQQQQQQQQQQQQQQQHQHQQHQAVHIHTSTRGPSSMMCATPTQPHHHTHHLSGTPHMQPPTHQMGGASGGSYSSVPRLHHCNVHSFLCSNPPLHHQYQMNGGCLGPQHHYGPMVAPSHHTATPLLTPAGPPHLMTTTPQPPHTHTSIYGQAPMGVAPPQAVPTHLTAVPGQLSAAPQSLGVGVPPQLPPQHHHHAHQQPTPPLVASFPAHTHLHQLHHLHASSGSGGGARGASVDMLGRGLYRGPGQGHGLGRVRGPRGSNGSSLGGSRRSSSSWRGNSLPPAAPPPPPPPPLPSAAAAAATYPGILLHFLAMLSHPSLHQYSVVDPVPAEAPDTENYEALLHLAERLGEAKPRGLLKTMIDQLPSYRYTGEKSDTKQTTCVICMCDFELRQMLRVLPCLHEFHTKCVDKWLKARYHWHGFISIITIGCQETAVILLLLAYNNTATKGLTLH
- the LOC136835021 gene encoding RING finger protein 44-like isoform X12, whose protein sequence is MSSMNSGGGHHQYQQQQQQQQQQQLQQQQQQQQQQQQQQQHHHQQQQQQQQQQQQQQQHQHQQHQAVHIHTSTRGPSSMMCATPTQPHHHTHHLSGTPHMQPPTHQMGGASGGSYSSVPRLHHCNVHSFLCSNPPLHHQYQMNGGCLGPQHHYGPMVAPSHHTATPLLTPAGPPHLMTTTPQPPHTHTSIYGQAPMGVAPPQAVPTHLTAVPGQLSAAPQSLGVGVPPQLPPQHHHHAHQQPTPPLVASFPAHTHLHQLHHLHASSGSGGGARGASVDMLGRGLYRGPGQGHGLGRVRGPRGSNGSSLGGSRRSSSSWRGNSLPPAAPPPPPPPPLPSAAAAAATYPGILLHFLAMLSHPSLHQYSVVDPVPAEAPDTENYEALLHLAERLGEAKPRGLLKTMIDQLPSYRYTGEKSDTKQTTCVICMCDFELRQMLRVLPCLHEFHTKCVDKWLKNEEKLLLLLYWRRLTSASRLSHLDCLPSVLTDDRH